In Bombus pyrosoma isolate SC7728 linkage group LG2, ASM1482585v1, whole genome shotgun sequence, a genomic segment contains:
- the LOC122572131 gene encoding proton channel OtopLc isoform X2 produces the protein MCSIFAVRRLVVDGMERRGRKDRPKSNSEEMQRCPYLHEMKERLLSQPTPTDSLDMERVDGTPVKEPNLHNDYPAHANPGVIPDPPEMPPDSLIGTVVKLNSDGYGSHTSPAHARQPLVPQNANNPPLCLTPTHSGPATGTLPKNAKTSLFIIMSFIYAKLLVVVCIAYVISEVVTHKLPLYYYEGFFTYLYGVSILFLLYVFCFLLQESACCSRGSDTPPPPPRPPKPPKEPKEKNKKKDKKDKEQKSSKNKKEYQDAADVEAGVATRALRKRKTSQNDQSHGSFFLRIGAIAFGLGTMVYNGLEFGTFFEVPPTSPCYQILQGVNPVLQMIFTFMQMYFIFMNSRLNIHRFKVIARFGLMHVVATNLCVWIRTLVLESIKEITKHHQKMGQVEAGILESIKQHSMRNAGAILGTAPRDVALLREAPLTATRSSTVSTSVASTIAASLGRVMRTTARAIARAVTTPTSTTTTGWNPPISTTTSTSTPQPSLTTTTANTLSTFLTTFTSKATTEERTTPTTPSTTTTTTTTTTTTPSTTFSSFFIELFDAPQAENKEEIHQIFDVNNQTNSSEYWSPNFGAYAEALTDEEIASNSCGRVNIMGTIVQDAEPYLFPFIIEYSLIGAAVIYVMWKHIGRHPRWPHQVEADLERRLEAMLSRRAVALAHAGHTRVDCVGASKGLFFGLLLLVGSLICLILFFVLIHHPDFGLVAIYLADVSHCVLMVLSIVAIIVGFIRVQSLKFKAEEQSDLNDILLRVSGFGLFVYAVFSVIAGSLAAFTHEPNLLVMVTGLLSVAQVILQMLFIADVSRRRVHLPEHDRSKPGRQVVTFLLICNLTMWVIYTFESQKVMANPVQLDFYGFLAWAIVQRVTLPLCIFHRFHSAVTFAEIWKTSYKARLD, from the exons ATCGACCGAAAAGTAACTCCGAAGAGATGCAGCGGTGTCCGTATCTGCACGAGATGAAGGAGCGCCTGCTCTCGCAGCCGACACCGACCGACAGCCTGGACATGGAGCGGGTCGACGGCACTCCTGTCAAGGAGCCCAATCTTCACAACGATTATCCTGCCCACGCCAACCCCGGAGTGATACCGGATCCTCCGGAAATGCCGCCTGATTCGCTCATCGGCACGGTCGTCAAG CTGAATTCAGACGGTTACGGTTCGCACACGTCACCGGCTCACGCGAGGCAACCCCTGGTGCCTCAGAACGCGAACAATCCACCCCTCTGCCTCACCCCCACGCATTCTGGCCCAGCGACTGGCACACTGCCAAAGAACGCAAA GACGTCGCTGTTCATTATCATGAGTTTCATCTACGCGAAACTACTGGTGGTGGTATGCATCGCTTATGTGATAAGCGAGGTGGTCACGCACAAACTGCCCCTGTATTACTACGAGGGATTCTTCACGTATCTGTACGGTGTTAGCATCTTATTCCTGTTGTACGTGTTCTGCTTTCTACTTCAAGAAAGCGCCTGCTGCTCGAGAGGCAGCGACacaccaccgccaccgccgAGGCCACCGAAACCACCTAAGGAACCGAAggagaaaaacaagaaaaaggacaaaaaGGACAAAGAGCAGAAGtcgtcgaaaaataaaaaagagtaCCAG gACGCCGCTGATGTGGAGGCTGGCGTGGCCACACGGGCTCTGCGGAAGCGGAAGACTTCGCAAAACGACCAGAGTCATGGAAGCTTTTTCCTCAGAATCGGAGCAATTG CTTTCGGCTTGGGTACGATGGTCTACAATGGTTTAGAATTCGGCACATTTTTCGAGGTACCACCTACGTCACCGTGTTACCAGATTCTTCAGGGTGTGAATCCGGTTCTGCAAATGATTTTCACGTTCATGCAGATGTATTTCATCTTCATGAACTCGAGG CTCAACATTCATCGGTTCAAAGTGATCGCGCGTTTCGGGCTGATGCACGTGGTGGCTACCAATCTTTGCGTCTGGATTCGTACGTTGGTATTGGAAAGCATCAAGGAGATCACGAAGCATCATCAGAAAATGGGTCAAGTCGAAGCGGGCATTCTTG agaGCATCAAACAACACTCGATGAGAAACGCGGGAGCCATATTGGGAACAGCGCCTCGGGATGTGGCTCTTTTGCGCGAGGCGCCATTAACCGCCACGAGGTCATCGACCGTTTCAACGTCGGTCGCAAGCACGATAGCTGCCTCGTTGGGTCGAGTGATGAGAACGACGGCAAGGGCGATCGCGAGAGCTGTCACGACCCCAACGTCGACCACTACTACCGGCTGGAACCCTCCGATCTCAACGACTACTTCCACCTCGACTCCCCAGCCGAGTTTGACTACAACCACTGCCAACACTTTGTCCACTTTCCTAACTACGTTCACGTCGAAAGCCACCACCGAGGAAAGGACAACGCCGACTACTCCCAGTACAACCACCACAACCACCACCACTACCACTACCACACCGTCCACCACTTTCTCGTCTTTCTTCATAGAACTGTTTGACGCTCCTCAGGCCGAAAACAAGGAAGag ataCATCAAATCTTCGATGTGAATAACCAGACAAATAGCAGCGAATATTGGAGCCCGAATTTCGGAGCCTACGCGGAGGCATTAACGGACGAGGAGATCGCATCGAATTCGTGCGGCCGAGTCAATATCATGGGAACTATCGTGCAAGACGCAGAACCGTATCTGTTTCCATTCATTATCGAGTACAGTTTGATCGGCGCCGCTGTGATTTACGTCATGTGGAAACACATTGGACGACATCCTCGTTGGCCGCATCAAGTGGAAGCAGACCTTGAGCGCCGCCTCGAGGCTATGCTGTCTCGAAGAGCCGTCGCTTTGGCTCATGCag GTCACACAAGGGTGGACTGTGTAGGAGCGAGCAAAGGACTATTCTTCGGCCTGTTGCTGCTGGTTGGCTCCCTCATCTGCTTGATCCTCTTCTTCGTGCTGATCCATCACCCGGACTTCGGTCTCGTCGCCATTTACCTAGCAGACGTCTCCCATTGCGTGTTGATGGTCCTGTCAATCGTCGCCATAATCGTCGGATTTATACGGGTGCAGAGCTTGAAATTCAAAGCCGAAGAGCAAAGCGACCTGAACGACATCCTTCTTCGCGTTTCTGGCTTCGGCCTGTTCGTCTACGCGGTGTTCAGCGTGATTGCCGGCTCCTTAGCAGCGTTCACGCACGAACCCAATCTTCTGGTGATGGTGACCGGTCTTCTGTCGGTCGCCCAGGTGATCCTTCAGATGCTGTTCATCGCGGACGTTTCTCGTAGAAGGGTTCACCTGCCGGAGCACGATCGCAGCAAGCCTGGCCGACAGGTAGTCACCTTCCTGTTGATCTGCAACCTGACCATGTGGGTCATCTACACGTTCGAGTCGCAGAAAGTGATGGCGAACCCGGTGCAGCTCGATTTCTACGGGTTCCTCGCCTGGGCCATCGTGCAGAGGGTCACTCTGCCGCTCTGCATCTTCCACAGGTTCCACAGCGCGGTCACGTTCGCGGAGATCTGGAAGACCAGCTATAAAGCGCGTCTCGACTAG
- the LOC122572131 gene encoding proton channel OtopLc isoform X7 gives MEVETVPCMENNNVNRAGGVPRHGSRVQIVRKTRTSLFIIMSFIYAKLLVVVCIAYVISEVVTHKLPLYYYEGFFTYLYGVSILFLLYVFCFLLQESACCSRGSDTPPPPPRPPKPPKEPKEKNKKKDKKDKEQKSSKNKKEYQDAADVEAGVATRALRKRKTSQNDQSHGSFFLRIGAIAFGLGTMVYNGLEFGTFFEVPPTSPCYQILQGVNPVLQMIFTFMQMYFIFMNSRLNIHRFKVIARFGLMHVVATNLCVWIRTLVLESIKEITKHHQKMGQVEAGILESIKQHSMRNAGAILGTAPRDVALLREAPLTATRSSTVSTSVASTIAASLGRVMRTTARAIARAVTTPTSTTTTGWNPPISTTTSTSTPQPSLTTTTANTLSTFLTTFTSKATTEERTTPTTPSTTTTTTTTTTTTPSTTFSSFFIELFDAPQAENKEEIHQIFDVNNQTNSSEYWSPNFGAYAEALTDEEIASNSCGRVNIMGTIVQDAEPYLFPFIIEYSLIGAAVIYVMWKHIGRHPRWPHQVEADLERRLEAMLSRRAVALAHAGHTRVDCVGASKGLFFGLLLLVGSLICLILFFVLIHHPDFGLVAIYLADVSHCVLMVLSIVAIIVGFIRVQSLKFKAEEQSDLNDILLRVSGFGLFVYAVFSVIAGSLAAFTHEPNLLVMVTGLLSVAQVILQMLFIADVSRRRVHLPEHDRSKPGRQVVTFLLICNLTMWVIYTFESQKVMANPVQLDFYGFLAWAIVQRVTLPLCIFHRFHSAVTFAEIWKTSYKARLD, from the exons ATGGAAGTGGAAACAGTGCCGTGTATGGAGAACAATAACGTAAACAGAGCCGGGGGTGTTCCAAGACATGGTAGTAGGGTACAAATAGTCCGAAAGACACG GACGTCGCTGTTCATTATCATGAGTTTCATCTACGCGAAACTACTGGTGGTGGTATGCATCGCTTATGTGATAAGCGAGGTGGTCACGCACAAACTGCCCCTGTATTACTACGAGGGATTCTTCACGTATCTGTACGGTGTTAGCATCTTATTCCTGTTGTACGTGTTCTGCTTTCTACTTCAAGAAAGCGCCTGCTGCTCGAGAGGCAGCGACacaccaccgccaccgccgAGGCCACCGAAACCACCTAAGGAACCGAAggagaaaaacaagaaaaaggacaaaaaGGACAAAGAGCAGAAGtcgtcgaaaaataaaaaagagtaCCAG gACGCCGCTGATGTGGAGGCTGGCGTGGCCACACGGGCTCTGCGGAAGCGGAAGACTTCGCAAAACGACCAGAGTCATGGAAGCTTTTTCCTCAGAATCGGAGCAATTG CTTTCGGCTTGGGTACGATGGTCTACAATGGTTTAGAATTCGGCACATTTTTCGAGGTACCACCTACGTCACCGTGTTACCAGATTCTTCAGGGTGTGAATCCGGTTCTGCAAATGATTTTCACGTTCATGCAGATGTATTTCATCTTCATGAACTCGAGG CTCAACATTCATCGGTTCAAAGTGATCGCGCGTTTCGGGCTGATGCACGTGGTGGCTACCAATCTTTGCGTCTGGATTCGTACGTTGGTATTGGAAAGCATCAAGGAGATCACGAAGCATCATCAGAAAATGGGTCAAGTCGAAGCGGGCATTCTTG agaGCATCAAACAACACTCGATGAGAAACGCGGGAGCCATATTGGGAACAGCGCCTCGGGATGTGGCTCTTTTGCGCGAGGCGCCATTAACCGCCACGAGGTCATCGACCGTTTCAACGTCGGTCGCAAGCACGATAGCTGCCTCGTTGGGTCGAGTGATGAGAACGACGGCAAGGGCGATCGCGAGAGCTGTCACGACCCCAACGTCGACCACTACTACCGGCTGGAACCCTCCGATCTCAACGACTACTTCCACCTCGACTCCCCAGCCGAGTTTGACTACAACCACTGCCAACACTTTGTCCACTTTCCTAACTACGTTCACGTCGAAAGCCACCACCGAGGAAAGGACAACGCCGACTACTCCCAGTACAACCACCACAACCACCACCACTACCACTACCACACCGTCCACCACTTTCTCGTCTTTCTTCATAGAACTGTTTGACGCTCCTCAGGCCGAAAACAAGGAAGag ataCATCAAATCTTCGATGTGAATAACCAGACAAATAGCAGCGAATATTGGAGCCCGAATTTCGGAGCCTACGCGGAGGCATTAACGGACGAGGAGATCGCATCGAATTCGTGCGGCCGAGTCAATATCATGGGAACTATCGTGCAAGACGCAGAACCGTATCTGTTTCCATTCATTATCGAGTACAGTTTGATCGGCGCCGCTGTGATTTACGTCATGTGGAAACACATTGGACGACATCCTCGTTGGCCGCATCAAGTGGAAGCAGACCTTGAGCGCCGCCTCGAGGCTATGCTGTCTCGAAGAGCCGTCGCTTTGGCTCATGCag GTCACACAAGGGTGGACTGTGTAGGAGCGAGCAAAGGACTATTCTTCGGCCTGTTGCTGCTGGTTGGCTCCCTCATCTGCTTGATCCTCTTCTTCGTGCTGATCCATCACCCGGACTTCGGTCTCGTCGCCATTTACCTAGCAGACGTCTCCCATTGCGTGTTGATGGTCCTGTCAATCGTCGCCATAATCGTCGGATTTATACGGGTGCAGAGCTTGAAATTCAAAGCCGAAGAGCAAAGCGACCTGAACGACATCCTTCTTCGCGTTTCTGGCTTCGGCCTGTTCGTCTACGCGGTGTTCAGCGTGATTGCCGGCTCCTTAGCAGCGTTCACGCACGAACCCAATCTTCTGGTGATGGTGACCGGTCTTCTGTCGGTCGCCCAGGTGATCCTTCAGATGCTGTTCATCGCGGACGTTTCTCGTAGAAGGGTTCACCTGCCGGAGCACGATCGCAGCAAGCCTGGCCGACAGGTAGTCACCTTCCTGTTGATCTGCAACCTGACCATGTGGGTCATCTACACGTTCGAGTCGCAGAAAGTGATGGCGAACCCGGTGCAGCTCGATTTCTACGGGTTCCTCGCCTGGGCCATCGTGCAGAGGGTCACTCTGCCGCTCTGCATCTTCCACAGGTTCCACAGCGCGGTCACGTTCGCGGAGATCTGGAAGACCAGCTATAAAGCGCGTCTCGACTAG
- the LOC122572131 gene encoding proton channel OtopLc isoform X6 → MVGGGDCKVATVEVEAAAADNTATLPVTRPLNPQNSSPNAQDNAEKNNAANKEMELKNVRSTPAKKTSLFIIMSFIYAKLLVVVCIAYVISEVVTHKLPLYYYEGFFTYLYGVSILFLLYVFCFLLQESACCSRGSDTPPPPPRPPKPPKEPKEKNKKKDKKDKEQKSSKNKKEYQDAADVEAGVATRALRKRKTSQNDQSHGSFFLRIGAIAFGLGTMVYNGLEFGTFFEVPPTSPCYQILQGVNPVLQMIFTFMQMYFIFMNSRLNIHRFKVIARFGLMHVVATNLCVWIRTLVLESIKEITKHHQKMGQVEAGILESIKQHSMRNAGAILGTAPRDVALLREAPLTATRSSTVSTSVASTIAASLGRVMRTTARAIARAVTTPTSTTTTGWNPPISTTTSTSTPQPSLTTTTANTLSTFLTTFTSKATTEERTTPTTPSTTTTTTTTTTTTPSTTFSSFFIELFDAPQAENKEEIHQIFDVNNQTNSSEYWSPNFGAYAEALTDEEIASNSCGRVNIMGTIVQDAEPYLFPFIIEYSLIGAAVIYVMWKHIGRHPRWPHQVEADLERRLEAMLSRRAVALAHAGHTRVDCVGASKGLFFGLLLLVGSLICLILFFVLIHHPDFGLVAIYLADVSHCVLMVLSIVAIIVGFIRVQSLKFKAEEQSDLNDILLRVSGFGLFVYAVFSVIAGSLAAFTHEPNLLVMVTGLLSVAQVILQMLFIADVSRRRVHLPEHDRSKPGRQVVTFLLICNLTMWVIYTFESQKVMANPVQLDFYGFLAWAIVQRVTLPLCIFHRFHSAVTFAEIWKTSYKARLD, encoded by the exons ATGGTGGGTGGTGGTGATTGCAAGGTCGCCACTGTGGAGGTGGAGGCTGCCGCTGCAGACAACACGGCGACGCTCCCGGTGACCAGGCCTCTGAATCCGCAAAACTCGTCGCCAAACGCGCAGGACAACGCCGAGAAGAACAACGCGGCGAACAAAGAGATGGAGCTGAAGAACGTGCGCTCGACCCCAGCGAAAAA GACGTCGCTGTTCATTATCATGAGTTTCATCTACGCGAAACTACTGGTGGTGGTATGCATCGCTTATGTGATAAGCGAGGTGGTCACGCACAAACTGCCCCTGTATTACTACGAGGGATTCTTCACGTATCTGTACGGTGTTAGCATCTTATTCCTGTTGTACGTGTTCTGCTTTCTACTTCAAGAAAGCGCCTGCTGCTCGAGAGGCAGCGACacaccaccgccaccgccgAGGCCACCGAAACCACCTAAGGAACCGAAggagaaaaacaagaaaaaggacaaaaaGGACAAAGAGCAGAAGtcgtcgaaaaataaaaaagagtaCCAG gACGCCGCTGATGTGGAGGCTGGCGTGGCCACACGGGCTCTGCGGAAGCGGAAGACTTCGCAAAACGACCAGAGTCATGGAAGCTTTTTCCTCAGAATCGGAGCAATTG CTTTCGGCTTGGGTACGATGGTCTACAATGGTTTAGAATTCGGCACATTTTTCGAGGTACCACCTACGTCACCGTGTTACCAGATTCTTCAGGGTGTGAATCCGGTTCTGCAAATGATTTTCACGTTCATGCAGATGTATTTCATCTTCATGAACTCGAGG CTCAACATTCATCGGTTCAAAGTGATCGCGCGTTTCGGGCTGATGCACGTGGTGGCTACCAATCTTTGCGTCTGGATTCGTACGTTGGTATTGGAAAGCATCAAGGAGATCACGAAGCATCATCAGAAAATGGGTCAAGTCGAAGCGGGCATTCTTG agaGCATCAAACAACACTCGATGAGAAACGCGGGAGCCATATTGGGAACAGCGCCTCGGGATGTGGCTCTTTTGCGCGAGGCGCCATTAACCGCCACGAGGTCATCGACCGTTTCAACGTCGGTCGCAAGCACGATAGCTGCCTCGTTGGGTCGAGTGATGAGAACGACGGCAAGGGCGATCGCGAGAGCTGTCACGACCCCAACGTCGACCACTACTACCGGCTGGAACCCTCCGATCTCAACGACTACTTCCACCTCGACTCCCCAGCCGAGTTTGACTACAACCACTGCCAACACTTTGTCCACTTTCCTAACTACGTTCACGTCGAAAGCCACCACCGAGGAAAGGACAACGCCGACTACTCCCAGTACAACCACCACAACCACCACCACTACCACTACCACACCGTCCACCACTTTCTCGTCTTTCTTCATAGAACTGTTTGACGCTCCTCAGGCCGAAAACAAGGAAGag ataCATCAAATCTTCGATGTGAATAACCAGACAAATAGCAGCGAATATTGGAGCCCGAATTTCGGAGCCTACGCGGAGGCATTAACGGACGAGGAGATCGCATCGAATTCGTGCGGCCGAGTCAATATCATGGGAACTATCGTGCAAGACGCAGAACCGTATCTGTTTCCATTCATTATCGAGTACAGTTTGATCGGCGCCGCTGTGATTTACGTCATGTGGAAACACATTGGACGACATCCTCGTTGGCCGCATCAAGTGGAAGCAGACCTTGAGCGCCGCCTCGAGGCTATGCTGTCTCGAAGAGCCGTCGCTTTGGCTCATGCag GTCACACAAGGGTGGACTGTGTAGGAGCGAGCAAAGGACTATTCTTCGGCCTGTTGCTGCTGGTTGGCTCCCTCATCTGCTTGATCCTCTTCTTCGTGCTGATCCATCACCCGGACTTCGGTCTCGTCGCCATTTACCTAGCAGACGTCTCCCATTGCGTGTTGATGGTCCTGTCAATCGTCGCCATAATCGTCGGATTTATACGGGTGCAGAGCTTGAAATTCAAAGCCGAAGAGCAAAGCGACCTGAACGACATCCTTCTTCGCGTTTCTGGCTTCGGCCTGTTCGTCTACGCGGTGTTCAGCGTGATTGCCGGCTCCTTAGCAGCGTTCACGCACGAACCCAATCTTCTGGTGATGGTGACCGGTCTTCTGTCGGTCGCCCAGGTGATCCTTCAGATGCTGTTCATCGCGGACGTTTCTCGTAGAAGGGTTCACCTGCCGGAGCACGATCGCAGCAAGCCTGGCCGACAGGTAGTCACCTTCCTGTTGATCTGCAACCTGACCATGTGGGTCATCTACACGTTCGAGTCGCAGAAAGTGATGGCGAACCCGGTGCAGCTCGATTTCTACGGGTTCCTCGCCTGGGCCATCGTGCAGAGGGTCACTCTGCCGCTCTGCATCTTCCACAGGTTCCACAGCGCGGTCACGTTCGCGGAGATCTGGAAGACCAGCTATAAAGCGCGTCTCGACTAG
- the LOC122572131 gene encoding proton channel OtopLc isoform X4, translating to MSDDRPKSNSEEMQRCPYLHEMKERLLSQPTPTDSLDMERVDGTPVKEPNLHNDYPAHANPGVIPDPPEMPPDSLIGTVVKLNSDGYGSHTSPAHARQPLVPQNANNPPLCLTPTHSGPATGTLPKNAKTSLFIIMSFIYAKLLVVVCIAYVISEVVTHKLPLYYYEGFFTYLYGVSILFLLYVFCFLLQESACCSRGSDTPPPPPRPPKPPKEPKEKNKKKDKKDKEQKSSKNKKEYQDAADVEAGVATRALRKRKTSQNDQSHGSFFLRIGAIAFGLGTMVYNGLEFGTFFEVPPTSPCYQILQGVNPVLQMIFTFMQMYFIFMNSRLNIHRFKVIARFGLMHVVATNLCVWIRTLVLESIKEITKHHQKMGQVEAGILESIKQHSMRNAGAILGTAPRDVALLREAPLTATRSSTVSTSVASTIAASLGRVMRTTARAIARAVTTPTSTTTTGWNPPISTTTSTSTPQPSLTTTTANTLSTFLTTFTSKATTEERTTPTTPSTTTTTTTTTTTTPSTTFSSFFIELFDAPQAENKEEIHQIFDVNNQTNSSEYWSPNFGAYAEALTDEEIASNSCGRVNIMGTIVQDAEPYLFPFIIEYSLIGAAVIYVMWKHIGRHPRWPHQVEADLERRLEAMLSRRAVALAHAGHTRVDCVGASKGLFFGLLLLVGSLICLILFFVLIHHPDFGLVAIYLADVSHCVLMVLSIVAIIVGFIRVQSLKFKAEEQSDLNDILLRVSGFGLFVYAVFSVIAGSLAAFTHEPNLLVMVTGLLSVAQVILQMLFIADVSRRRVHLPEHDRSKPGRQVVTFLLICNLTMWVIYTFESQKVMANPVQLDFYGFLAWAIVQRVTLPLCIFHRFHSAVTFAEIWKTSYKARLD from the exons ATCGACCGAAAAGTAACTCCGAAGAGATGCAGCGGTGTCCGTATCTGCACGAGATGAAGGAGCGCCTGCTCTCGCAGCCGACACCGACCGACAGCCTGGACATGGAGCGGGTCGACGGCACTCCTGTCAAGGAGCCCAATCTTCACAACGATTATCCTGCCCACGCCAACCCCGGAGTGATACCGGATCCTCCGGAAATGCCGCCTGATTCGCTCATCGGCACGGTCGTCAAG CTGAATTCAGACGGTTACGGTTCGCACACGTCACCGGCTCACGCGAGGCAACCCCTGGTGCCTCAGAACGCGAACAATCCACCCCTCTGCCTCACCCCCACGCATTCTGGCCCAGCGACTGGCACACTGCCAAAGAACGCAAA GACGTCGCTGTTCATTATCATGAGTTTCATCTACGCGAAACTACTGGTGGTGGTATGCATCGCTTATGTGATAAGCGAGGTGGTCACGCACAAACTGCCCCTGTATTACTACGAGGGATTCTTCACGTATCTGTACGGTGTTAGCATCTTATTCCTGTTGTACGTGTTCTGCTTTCTACTTCAAGAAAGCGCCTGCTGCTCGAGAGGCAGCGACacaccaccgccaccgccgAGGCCACCGAAACCACCTAAGGAACCGAAggagaaaaacaagaaaaaggacaaaaaGGACAAAGAGCAGAAGtcgtcgaaaaataaaaaagagtaCCAG gACGCCGCTGATGTGGAGGCTGGCGTGGCCACACGGGCTCTGCGGAAGCGGAAGACTTCGCAAAACGACCAGAGTCATGGAAGCTTTTTCCTCAGAATCGGAGCAATTG CTTTCGGCTTGGGTACGATGGTCTACAATGGTTTAGAATTCGGCACATTTTTCGAGGTACCACCTACGTCACCGTGTTACCAGATTCTTCAGGGTGTGAATCCGGTTCTGCAAATGATTTTCACGTTCATGCAGATGTATTTCATCTTCATGAACTCGAGG CTCAACATTCATCGGTTCAAAGTGATCGCGCGTTTCGGGCTGATGCACGTGGTGGCTACCAATCTTTGCGTCTGGATTCGTACGTTGGTATTGGAAAGCATCAAGGAGATCACGAAGCATCATCAGAAAATGGGTCAAGTCGAAGCGGGCATTCTTG agaGCATCAAACAACACTCGATGAGAAACGCGGGAGCCATATTGGGAACAGCGCCTCGGGATGTGGCTCTTTTGCGCGAGGCGCCATTAACCGCCACGAGGTCATCGACCGTTTCAACGTCGGTCGCAAGCACGATAGCTGCCTCGTTGGGTCGAGTGATGAGAACGACGGCAAGGGCGATCGCGAGAGCTGTCACGACCCCAACGTCGACCACTACTACCGGCTGGAACCCTCCGATCTCAACGACTACTTCCACCTCGACTCCCCAGCCGAGTTTGACTACAACCACTGCCAACACTTTGTCCACTTTCCTAACTACGTTCACGTCGAAAGCCACCACCGAGGAAAGGACAACGCCGACTACTCCCAGTACAACCACCACAACCACCACCACTACCACTACCACACCGTCCACCACTTTCTCGTCTTTCTTCATAGAACTGTTTGACGCTCCTCAGGCCGAAAACAAGGAAGag ataCATCAAATCTTCGATGTGAATAACCAGACAAATAGCAGCGAATATTGGAGCCCGAATTTCGGAGCCTACGCGGAGGCATTAACGGACGAGGAGATCGCATCGAATTCGTGCGGCCGAGTCAATATCATGGGAACTATCGTGCAAGACGCAGAACCGTATCTGTTTCCATTCATTATCGAGTACAGTTTGATCGGCGCCGCTGTGATTTACGTCATGTGGAAACACATTGGACGACATCCTCGTTGGCCGCATCAAGTGGAAGCAGACCTTGAGCGCCGCCTCGAGGCTATGCTGTCTCGAAGAGCCGTCGCTTTGGCTCATGCag GTCACACAAGGGTGGACTGTGTAGGAGCGAGCAAAGGACTATTCTTCGGCCTGTTGCTGCTGGTTGGCTCCCTCATCTGCTTGATCCTCTTCTTCGTGCTGATCCATCACCCGGACTTCGGTCTCGTCGCCATTTACCTAGCAGACGTCTCCCATTGCGTGTTGATGGTCCTGTCAATCGTCGCCATAATCGTCGGATTTATACGGGTGCAGAGCTTGAAATTCAAAGCCGAAGAGCAAAGCGACCTGAACGACATCCTTCTTCGCGTTTCTGGCTTCGGCCTGTTCGTCTACGCGGTGTTCAGCGTGATTGCCGGCTCCTTAGCAGCGTTCACGCACGAACCCAATCTTCTGGTGATGGTGACCGGTCTTCTGTCGGTCGCCCAGGTGATCCTTCAGATGCTGTTCATCGCGGACGTTTCTCGTAGAAGGGTTCACCTGCCGGAGCACGATCGCAGCAAGCCTGGCCGACAGGTAGTCACCTTCCTGTTGATCTGCAACCTGACCATGTGGGTCATCTACACGTTCGAGTCGCAGAAAGTGATGGCGAACCCGGTGCAGCTCGATTTCTACGGGTTCCTCGCCTGGGCCATCGTGCAGAGGGTCACTCTGCCGCTCTGCATCTTCCACAGGTTCCACAGCGCGGTCACGTTCGCGGAGATCTGGAAGACCAGCTATAAAGCGCGTCTCGACTAG